CTGCCGCTGGAACGCTGCGGCCTGATCACGCTCGACGCGCATTTCGACCTGCGCGGGCTCGATCAGGGCTTGAGCAACGGCAATCCGGTCCGGGCGCTGCTTGGCGACGGCCTGCCGGGCGCGAACATCGTCCAGATCGGGCTGGCCCCCTTCGCCAACAGCCGCGCGATGCACGAGGATGCGGTCGCGGGCGGCCATCTGGTGATCACCGCGCGCGCGGTGCGCGAGCAGGGAATCGGCGAAGCGATCGATCGCGCGCTCGACCGGCTGGAGGGGGTCGAGGCGATTTTCCTCGATTGCGACATCGACGTGATCGAGCGGAGCCAGTTTCCGGCGGCACCGGGCGCGCGGCCGGGAGGCATGGACGTCCACCTCTTCTTCGCGGGCGTCAGGCGACTCGCGGCCGAACCGCGGGTGCGCGCGATCGACCTGACCGAGTGGGATCCGCCGCTCGATCCCGGCGATCTGTCGTCGTTGGTGGCGGGACGCTGGCTGGCCGAGGTGCTGGCCGGGTTCGAACGCCGGGCCTAGCCCATCATCTCGTCGATCGCGTCGGCGAGATCGCTGGCGGTAATCGGCTTGCGCAGGACGCGCGCCTTGCCGTCCACCGCCCGGTCGATCGCCGCGCTGTCGGAGAAGCCGCTGAGGAAGAGCATCCGCAGGTCAGGGCGCAACTCGCGCGCACGGGCGGCAACCTCGGCGCCGTTCATCCCCGGCATGGCGAAATCGAGGAGCAGCAGCTCTACCGCCGACCGCTCGAGCTGGAGCAAGGCCTGCGGGCCATCGCCGGCCTCGGTGACCCGATGCCCGCGCGAGCGGAGCATGTCGGCCACCGCCGCGCGGACTGCGGGATCGTCGTCGACGAGCAGGATTTCGGCCGAACGGGCATTTTCCTGTCGCGGATCGGCGGCGGCCTGTTCGGGCGGCCCCAGGTCATCCTCGGCGCGCGGAAGGACGAAGGTGACGACCGTCCCCTCCCCTACCTTGCTGTCAATGGTGAGGTGGCCGCCCGCGGCGCGCGCGACGCCATAGGCCATCGAGAGGCCAAGGCCGGTGCCGCTCCCCGGGCCCTTGGTGGTGAAGAAGGGTTCGAGCGCGCGCTCGGCCACTTCGGGGGTCATGCCGACGCCCTGGTCGATGATCCGGATCGCAACCTGATCGCCTTCCGGCTCGGCGCGGACGATGACGGTCCCGCCCATCGGCATGGCGTCACGACCGTTGATTGCGCAGTTGAGGATGGCAAGCTCGAGCTGGGTCGGGTCGGCGCGCACCGTGCCGACGTCGTCGGCGACCTCGACCTTGAGGCTCACGGTCGGGCCGACCGAATTGCGGAGCAATCCCTCCATCCCGCCGACGAGCCTGGCGACGTTGACGGGTCGCGCCTCAAGCCGCTGCTGGCGCGAGAAGGTGAGGAGCTGGCCGGTGAGCTTGGTCCCGCGCTCGGTCGCCTGCGCAGCATTGGCGGCCCAGCGCGCGACCTTGTCGGGCTTGTCGGGCATCATGCCGATGAGTTCGATATTGCCCGAGATCGCCTGCAGCAGATTGTTGAAGTCGTGGGCGATCCCGCCGGTGAGCTGGCCGACCGCCTCCATCTTGTTGGCCTGGACGAGGGCGGCCTCGGCGCGCTCGCGCTGGATGACTTCGGCGCGGAGCTGCCCGAGCACGTCGTCGCGCTCTGCCAGCGCGGCGGCGAGTTCGTCGTTCTTGCGCTGGAGCATCGAGGGGCTGGGGATCGCGAGCATCCGCGGGAGCAGCGGCCAGAGCAGGATCGCCGTCGGGATGCTGGCCGCGGCGGTAAGCGCCTTGACGACCGCCTCGAGCGCATAGTCGCCATGCCACAGGTTCCAGATGGCGAGGACGTGCGTCAGGCCGCAGGAAAGGATGAACAGCGCGAACAGCCAGAACATCTTCCCGAATTCGATGTCGGGTCGACGGCGGACGAAGCTCACGAGCACTATCGGGATAGAAAAGTAGGCGATCGCAATCAGGGCGTCGGAGACGACGTGCGTCCAGATCAGGCCTGGCTGCCACAAGAGGCAGTAGCCGTGGGGCTGAAACTGCCCGGAGAAGAAGGTGACGGCGGCTTCAAGCATCGACGGGTGCCCCTAGGGTCCGGCTCATCCCGGACCTCAATATTATGTCCGACGATGCTCACTTGGCTGCGACTTGTCGAGAATATCCTATAGCTGCTCGGGAGTAAGCGGGTGGTTAAGCGGCTCGCGGCGGCATCGGTTGGGGCGCTTGTCGGGGCGGCGGCTGGGTTTCAAAGGACGGTTGCCGTTGAACCCGGCGGCGCGATGCGCGGCGTGCGCCCGGCGGTTCAGGCGCGTTTTTCAGCGGCCGTGAAGATTGCGCAGAAACCGAGATCTTGAGGAGGACGTCCTTGTCGTCAAGTCCGAGGAGCAGGGACGCGAGCTGGTCCCCCGCCTTTTCGGTGCGGAAACAGTCGACCACGCAATCGACGCTGCGGTATTGCATCACCTTGCGCATGGCGCGATCGCCCATGCGATAGGGTTCGTTCGTACGCGTGGCGACCACGTCGTCGAGGGCGCGGCCGAGCGGCTTGCCCGCGCGCGACCAGAGCGTGAAGGCTCCGCCGCGGCGCCGGGCGAGGCTTCCGGCGTCGCCGCCGCGGTCACGCCAATCGGATCCATACCGGCGCATGATCGCTCGTCTTCGGCATTGATCGCACCGACCGGTCGACTCCGGCCTCCACGAGTCGCGCCGCGGCGGCCGGATTGAGGAGCTGGTGGTCGATCCTGAGACCCGCGTCGCGGGCGAAGGCGTTGCGGAAATAGTCCCAGAAAGTGAAGATCCGCTCGTCGGCATGACGATGGCGGAGCGCGTCGGTCCAGCCGGCGGTGGTGAGCCGCGCGAAGGCGTCGCGGACCTCGGGCGCGAAAAGCGCATCATCGACCCAGCGCTCCGGCTTGTACGCGTCGGCCTCGGTCGGGATGACATTGTAGTCGCCGGCGAGGACAACCGGCTCCTCGAGCTGGATGAGCTCGGCCGCGAGCGTTTCGAAGGCCGCGATCCAGGCGAGCTTGTAGTCGTATTTGGGACCGGGCCGCGGATTGCCATTGGGCAAATAGAGGCAGCCGACGAGGACGCCGTCGATTGCTGCCTCGAGGTAGCGGCTCTGCGAAGGATCGGGATCGTTCGGGAGGCCGCGGCGGGTTTCGAGCGGCTCCTTGCCGCGCGCGAGGATCGCGACCCCGTTCCAGCTCTTCTGGCCGTGCCAGATCGCGCCGTAGCCCGCATCGCGGATCGCCGCTTCGGGGAATTTCTCGTTCGGTGCCTTGAGCTCCTGGAGACAGACGACGTCGGGCTGCGTGGTCGACAGCCAGTCGAGCAGGACCGGGAGGCGCCCGTTGACGCCGTTCACATTGTAGGTCGCGATCCGCACGCGAAGGAGACGTCTGGCAAGCCGCTTGGCTCCAAACGACAAAAGGCCGCCCCGAAGGACGGCCTTTGCTTATTGGTTGCGGGGGTAGGATTTGAACCTACGACCTTCAGGTTATGAGCCTGACGAGCTACCGGGCTGCTCCACCCCGCGCCAACATGTTTTGGCAACCGCAGAAAGCCGGAAGCCGAAAAGACAAGAACGCCGCCGCTACCCCAAGGGGCGAGCGGCGGCGTACTTCAACATGTGAATGGGTTTTCTCTTGTGCCCGCCGGCTGCAAAGCCTGGCGACGACCTACTCTTCCGCAGCTTAAGCTGAAGTACCATCGGCGCAGTCTGGTTTCACGGCCGAGTTCGGGATGGGATCGGGTGGGTCACAGACGCTATGGTCACCAAGCTATGAAGCCGGCGGGACAAGAGAGTTCTAGAAATCGTGCGGACCAATATTCTGGCGTCATCTAGCTGAGTGACACACCCATCGATCAGCAGAACTGTCGATGATGGTGGGACTCTCAAGCGCGAACAGAGCAATTAGGACCGGTTAGCTCCATGCATTACTGCACTTCCACACCCGGCCTATCAACGTGGTGGTCTTCCACGGCTCGATGATACCTTATCTCGAGGGAGGCTTCCCGCTTAGATGCTTTCAGCGGTTATCCCGTCCATGCATAGCTACCCAGCTGCGCTCCTGGCGGAACGACTGGTGCACCAGAGGCATGTTCACCCCGGTCCTCTCGTACTAGGGGCAACTCCTCTCAAGTATCGACGCCCACGGCAGATAGGGACCAAACTGTCTCGCGACGTTCTGAACCCAGCTCACGTACCACTTTAATTGGCGAACAGCCAAACCCTTGGGACCTGCTCCAGCCCCAGGATGTGATGAGCCGACATCGAGGTGCCAAACAACCCCGTCGATATGAGCTCTTGGGGGTTATCAGCCTGTTATCCCCGGCGTACCTTTTATCCGTTGAGCGATGGCCCTTCCACGAGGGACCACCGGATCACTATGACCGACTTTCGTCTCTGCTCGACTTGTCAGTCTCGCAGTCAGGCAGGCTTATGCCATTGCACTCTAACAGACGGTTTCCAACCGTCCTGAGCCTACCATCGCGCGCCTCCGTTACTCTTTAGGAGGCGACCGCCCCAGTCAAACTACCCGCCACAGAGGGTCCCTGCACCGGATAACGGTGCGAGGTTAGACTGTAGAAAACAACAGGGTGGTATTTCACATTGTGGCTCCACTCGAGCTGGCGCCCAAGTTTCAAAGCCTCCCACCTATTCTACACAATTGTTTCCCACAGCCACTCTGAAGCTGCAGTAAAGGTGCACGGGGTCTTTCCGTCTAACCGCGGGTACTCCGCATCTTCACGGAGAATTCAATTTCGCTGAGCATCTCCTGGAGACAGTGGGGAAGTCGTTACGCCATTCGTGCAGGTCGGAACTTACCCGACAAGGAATTTCGCTACCTTAGGACCGTTATAGTTACGGCCGCCGTTTACCTGGGCTTCAATTCGGTGCTTGCACACCTCCTCTTAACCTTCAGGCACCGGGCAGGCGTCAGACCCTATACGTCGTCTTGAAGCCGACTTAGCAGAGCCCTGTGTTTTTGTTAAACAGTCGCTACCCCCTGGCCTGTGCCCCCTCAAAGCGGTTGCCCGCAGTGAGGGCCTCCTTCTTCCGAAGGTACGGAGGCAATTTGCCGAGTTCCTTCAGGAGACTTCTCTCAAGCGCCTTGGTATACTCTACCTGCCCACCTGTGTTGGTTTCGGGTACGGTCTATACGGTGGGGCTATTTCCTGGAACCACTTCGAAGCCTGGACCAATCCGATAAGGCCAGACAACTTACGTGATCCGTCACACACCACCAGGTCACGGAATATTAACCGTGTTCCCATCGACTACCCCCTTCGGGCTCGTCTTAGGGGCCGACTCACCCTGCGCGGATTAGCCTTGCGCAGGAACCCTTGGGCTTTCGGCGAGAGGGCATCTCACCCTCTTTATCGCTACTCATGTCTGCATTCGCACTTCCGATACCTCCACGGTCGGTTACCCTTCCGCTTCAACGGCCTACGGAACGCTCCGCTACCGCTCAGTCAAAGACTGAACCCTAAGCTTCGGTGCACGTCTTGAGCCCCGTTACATCTTCGCCGCAGGACCTCTTAATTAGACCAGTGAGCTGTTACGCTTTCTTTAAAGGATGGCTGCTTCTAAGCCAACCTCCTGGTTGTTTTGGAAGTCCCACATGCTTTCCCACTTAGACGTGACTTGGGGACCTTAGCTGTAGGTTAGGGCTGTTTCCCTTTTGACGACGGACCTTAGCACCCGCCGTCTGTCTCCCGGACTATACTCTCAGGTATTCGGAGTTTGGTTAGAGTTGGTAGATCTCGCGACCCCCGCATCCATCCAGTGCTCTACCCCCTGAGGAAAACATCCGAGGCACTACCTCAATAGTTTTCGCGGAGAACCAGCTATTTCCCGGCTTGATTGGCCTTTCACCCCTAAACACAACTCATCCGGTAACTTTTCAACGTTAATCGGTTCGAGCCTCCAGTGCGTGTTACCGCACCTTCACTCTGGTCATGCCTAGATCGCCGGGTTTCGGGTCTAATGCATCAAACTAAGTCGCCCTATTCAGACTCGCTTTCGCTGCGCCTACACCTATCGGCTTAAGCTTGCTTGATACATTAAGTCACAGACCCATTATGCAAGAGGTACGCGGTCAGATCTCAAGGATCCTCCCACTGCTTGTAGGCAACCGGTTTCAGGTACTGTTTCACTCCCCTAATCGGGGTGCTTTTCACCTTTCCCTCACGGTACTAGTTCACTATCGGTCATACACGAGTATTTAGGCTTGGAGGGTGGTCCCCCCATGTTCAGACAGGATTACACGTGTCCCGCCCTACTCGAGTCCTTGTTGATTGCTTTCGCATACGGGACTGTCACCCGCTATGGTGCCACTTTCCAGAGGCTTCTGCTAACTAACAACAAGGCACTGGCCTGGTCCGCGTTCGCTCGCCACTACTAACGGAATCTCGGTTGATGTCTTTTCCTCCAGGTACTGAGATGTTTCAGTTCCCCGGGTTCGCTTCACTAAGCCTATTTTATTCAGCCAAGTGATAACCTTCCTATTTAACCGCAACCGAGCGAACTCGATTGAGATTAAATAGTGAGGTTGGGTTTCCCCATTCGGAAATCGTCGGGTCAAAGGTTGCTCACACCTCACCGACGCTTATCGCAGCGTGCCACGTCCTTCATCGCCTGTGTATGCCAAGGCATCCACCAATTGCCCTTACCTCACGCTTGAGAATCCACACCACCATCGACAATCCTGCTTGCATGACAGGCGCCGATCTAAAGGTGGGTGGTCTTTTCATCTACGGCTCGCCCTGAAGGAGCGAACCGCGATGCTCAGCTAGATAATCTTATGTGTAAATCAGTCATTCGAACCCACGAGGAGCTCGAATGCCGTTCACGGCATCGATTTCTAGAACCCATTCACAATGTCAAAGAGGTTGAGACGAACGTCTCGCCACCCCAGGGCAACCCCGAGGTGGAAACTGTTTGTCTTCATATCTGGAGACGAAGGCGCTGATAGCGTCTTCGATTGGACCGTCAAGGCGTACCCGGCAATCTTTTCGACTGCTGGTGGAGCCTATCGGGATCGAACCGATGACCTCAAGCTTGCAAAGCTAGCGCTCTCCCAACTGAGCTAAGGCCCCACAATGGTGGGCCGAGTAGGAGTTGAACCTACGACCTCACGCTTATCAGGCGTGCGCTCTAACCACCTGAGCTACCGGCCCCCGCCAAGTCCCGGCCGGCGATAAAGCCGCGGGCGGCGAAGCCTGCTCGGGTGCACCCCACCGCGGGAAGCGGTGAGGATCTCCAGAATGAAGGGACATGAGGACGGCGGCAATGTTCTTTGGAAAGGAGGAAGGCATGTGACCGGCTGAGCCAGGTCGCCTATCCGCCAATTTCCTTAGAAAGGAGGTGATCCAGCCGCAGGTTCCCCTACGGCTACCTTGTTACGACTTCACCCCAGTCGCTGATCCCACCGTGGTCGCCTGCCTCCCTTGCGGGTTAGCGCAGCGCCTTCGGGTGAAACCAACTCCCATGGTGTGACGGGCGGTGTGTACAAGGCCTGGGAACGTATTCACCGTGGCATGCTGATCCACGATTACTAGCGATTCCGCCTTCATGCTCTCGAGTTGCAGAGAACAATCCGAACTGAGACGGCTTTTGGGGATTAGCTCACCATCGCTGGTTAGCAGCCCACTGTCACCGCCATTGTAGCACGTGTGTAGCCCAGCGCGTAAGGGCCATGAGGACTTGACGTCATCCCCACCTTCCTCCGGCTTATCACCGGCAGTTTCTTTAGAGTGCCCAACTGAATGATGGCAACTAAAGACGAGGGTTGCGCTCGTTGCGGGACTTAACCCAACATCTCACGACACGAGCTGACGACAGCCATGCAGCACCTGTGTGTAGGTCCCGTAAGGGAAGGAAACTGTCTCCAGTAACCGTCCTACCATGTCAAACGCTGGTAAGGTTCTGCGCGTTGCTTCGAATTAAACCACATGCTCCACCGCTTGTGCAGGCCCCCGTCAATTTCTTTGAGTTTTAACCTTGCGGCCGTACTCCCCAGGCGGATAACTTAACGCGTTAGCTGCGCCACCAAAGCTCCAAGAGCCCTGACAGCTAGTTATCATCGTTTACGGCGTGGACTACCAGGGTATCTAATCCTGTTTGCTCCCCACGCTTTCGCACCTCAGCGTCAATACATGTCCAGTTAGTCGCCTTCGCCACTGGTGTTCTTCCGAATATCTACGAATTTCACCTCTACACTCGGAATTCCACTAACCTCTCCATGATTCAAGCGATGCAGTCTTAAAGGCAGTTCCGGAGTTAAGCTCCGGGCTTTCACCTCTAACTTACAAAGCCGCCTACGTGCGCTTTACGCCCAGTAATTCCGAACAACGCTAGCCCCCTCCGTATTACCGCGGCTGCTGGCACGGAGTTAGCCGGGGCTTATTCTCCCGGTACTGTCATTATCATCCCGGGTAAAAGAGCTTTACAACCCTAAGGCCTTCATCACTCACGCGGCATTGCTGGATCAGGCTTTCGCCCATTGTCCAATATTCCCCACTGCTGCCTCCCGTAGGAGTCTGGGCCGTGTCTCAGTCCCAGTGTGGCTGATCATCCTCTCAGACCAGCTAAGGATCGTCGCCTTGGTGAGCCTTTACCTCACCAACAAGCTAATCCTACGCGGGCTCATCCTTGGGCGATAAATCTTTGGACCGAAGTCATCATCCGGTATTAGCAGTCATTTCTAACTGTTATTCCGAACCCAAGGGCAGATTCCCACGCGTTACGCACCCGTGCGCCACTAAGCCCGAAGGCTTCGTTCGACTTGCATGTGTTAGGCATGCCGCCAGCGTTCGTTCTGAGCCAGAATCAAACTCTCAAGTTGAAGACCGGCAAGCCCGGGCGGAATAGGCCCAGGCAGGCCGGATCTCTGGGAGCCGTTTCCTGCACAAATTACAAACTGGTGTGTTTGCGTTTTGGACATACGAAACGGCTTAAATTTGACTGATCACTCGATACCCAGAGGCTATCGAAGACCAGGCCGCCGCCCGCATGTCCCTTCATCTCAACCGACAATGTCAAAGAGCCAACATGCTTCATCCCCCGGTTCTTGTGGATCCGGGCGCCGGTTAATTCCGACTGGAAGAGGCACGAAGCGAAGAGCGACCCGAGTGGGCCGTCCCCGCTGCTGTGAGGCGGCTTATATGGGGAGGTTCTCACCTCGTCAACGTCTTTTTTTCGAAACATTTTCGAAAAGTCGACGTTGCCATACGGCCTGCCCTGGTTCGTCCTTCCGAAGAAGTCGGAACCACCAGCAGCCCGAACTCGATGGCCTCCTGCTCGAAGCAGGAGATCAACCCGCTGGCCTTCCTGGTGGAAGAAGCGGCCGATCAGCCTTCTTGTTCGGTGCTTCCGAACGCCGGGCCGAAGCCGCTGCGTCCGTCGCTGAGGGGGCATTTAAGCCCATCGCCGGAGAGCGCAACCCCCAAGTTCAAGTTTTTGCTCGGCTTTTCGGGCGCGCGCGAATCCTTATATATGGGCCCCCACGAAAAAAGTTTTGCGAGGGCCGAAAGCGGTCAGGCGGACTGGATGTACTGGCGCATCGCGTCGGCTTCCCGCTCGATATGATCGATTCGATACTTCACGAGGTCGCCGATCGAGACGAGGCCGGCGAGACGCCCGTTCTCGAGCACCGGCAGGTGACGGATCCGTCGCCGCGTCATCAGCGCCAGGGCGCCCAGCGCCCCATCGGTCGGAAGCACGGTGATGGCAGGCGAGGTCATCGCATCGGCGACCCGGCGCGTGCCGAGCTGCGAATCGCCATGACGGGCGAGGCAGGTGACGATGTCCCGCTCGGACAGGACGCCGATCGCCTCCCCTGCCGGATCGACCACGACCAGCGCGCCGATCTTGCGCCTGGTGAGCTCGGCGGCGGCATCGGCGAGAGTCGCCTCCTGCCCGATGGTAGCGACGTCCCGGCTTTTCCCGGCGAGAACCGCGGCGATGGTCATGGCAATTTCTCCTGCCCAACAGCTGCCCAACCCTGCTCGGGGTTGAAAGTCTCACCTTCCCCTCGCAAAGGGAAGCGCAGAAGCATGCCAAAGCCCGACCCCATCCCTTCGCTCCGCCGTTCGCAGTGGATCCGCTTCCGGCGAATCATGCGCTGGATGAGCGTGGCGGCGATCGCGGCAGCGGCGGCGGCGGTCTATTTCGTCAGCCAGGGCGACAGCGAGATGCATGTCCACATGCTGATCGCGACCGCACTCGGCGCCGGCCTGTCGGTACTGCTGGGCGCGGCGCTGATGACGCTGACCTTCCTCAGCGCCAGTTCGGGCCACGACGAGGAAGCGCATCGGACCGCCGACGAGACCATCATCGAGGACGACAAGATTTGACGACCAACGACCCCCGCCAGCCGACCCTTCGCGTGACCCCGGGGCCGAGCGACATCAACGCCAACGGGCACATCTTCGGCGGTTGGGTGCTGAGCCAGATGGACATCGCGGCCGGCATCGTCGCCGCGCGCCGGGCGCATGGCGCGGTCGCGACCGTCGCGATCGAGCGGATGGAATTCATCGCCCCGATCGAGCTGCGCGACCTCATCAGCGTCTATGCCGAGGTCGAGCGCGTCGGGCGGACCAGCATGGCGATCCGGATCGAGGTCATCGCCGACCGCGACGGCGGGGACCGGCAGGTGAAGGTGACCGAGGGGCTCTTCACCTTCGTCGCACTCGACGAGAGCCATCGCCCGCGGCCGGTCGACCGCCCGCTCTAGCGCTTCAAGCGATAGGTCAGCACGGCACGGCCATTGGCCGGCACGGTGACGATCCACAACGACTTGCCGTCGCGGCGGACGATCCGTGCGTCGGCCGCAAGTCTCGCGCCGTCGTCGACCCGTAACGCGACCTCGGCCGCGATCAGCACGGCGCGGTCGTTCGAAAGCTCGAGGCGGTAGCGGTCGGGCGCGGTGCTGGTGAGTTTTCCGCGAACCCCGGGCACCTCGTCGAGCGCGATCTCGACCTTTTCCCCGACGGCTCGGTCGGGCAGCTCGCCCTCGCCGATCAGGAGTGGCCGGGGTCCGCCTTCGCGCAGGACGATGACTCGCCCGGCAGGGAGCGGGAGGCCAAGGCCATCGGCGGTGCGGTTCTCCGCGCGCAGGACGAAATCGGCTTCGCGATCGCCGGGAGAATCCGCGCCGAAGGCGAGCGCATAGACGGGCTTCACCCGCACGGCCGGCTGGTCGATCAGCCCGACCTGTTTCTGGGCGTTGGCGGCGACCGTGACAGGCTCGGGGATCCGGTAGAGCTGGAGGTCGCCGAGCTGCTCGCGCTGGCTCATCATTTTCGACCCCGTGACGACGATCTCTTGCGAATCGCGTTCGGCCATCGGCGCGGCCATCATCGGTGCCGGCGGCGGCGGCGGCGGTGGCGGCGCCGCCGGGGGCGCGATTTCGGGAACGTCGCTGGTCGTGCCCTGCGGCCAGCATTTGAGGCGGAGCGCCGGCGCTTCGACCTCGGGAACCTCGGCATCCTCGCGATTGACGCGGCCCGCAACCGCCTGCGTGGTCGCATTGGCGAATGTCGTCTCGTCGGTGCTGGCGAGGGTCAGCCAGGCCTGCAGGTCGAGCGTGCGATCGTCGGCCGAGAGAGTGGCGATGTAATCCGCCTGCCAGTCGAACCCGGACGCGA
This genomic window from Sphingomonas rosea contains:
- a CDS encoding arginase family protein; this encodes MTSAWPNLSELLVAADAAAPVGLVGAPLGVGSVTPGRCDLAPAALRAVLRRIGRYDLDTERELATLVADRGDVVLGGSIEAATGPLRAAVAASVGAHALTLLIGGNNAVTRPGLLGMAEALGLPLERCGLITLDAHFDLRGLDQGLSNGNPVRALLGDGLPGANIVQIGLAPFANSRAMHEDAVAGGHLVITARAVREQGIGEAIDRALDRLEGVEAIFLDCDIDVIERSQFPAAPGARPGGMDVHLFFAGVRRLAAEPRVRAIDLTEWDPPLDPGDLSSLVAGRWLAEVLAGFERRA
- a CDS encoding response regulator is translated as MLEAAVTFFSGQFQPHGYCLLWQPGLIWTHVVSDALIAIAYFSIPIVLVSFVRRRPDIEFGKMFWLFALFILSCGLTHVLAIWNLWHGDYALEAVVKALTAAASIPTAILLWPLLPRMLAIPSPSMLQRKNDELAAALAERDDVLGQLRAEVIQRERAEAALVQANKMEAVGQLTGGIAHDFNNLLQAISGNIELIGMMPDKPDKVARWAANAAQATERGTKLTGQLLTFSRQQRLEARPVNVARLVGGMEGLLRNSVGPTVSLKVEVADDVGTVRADPTQLELAILNCAINGRDAMPMGGTVIVRAEPEGDQVAIRIIDQGVGMTPEVAERALEPFFTTKGPGSGTGLGLSMAYGVARAAGGHLTIDSKVGEGTVVTFVLPRAEDDLGPPEQAAADPRQENARSAEILLVDDDPAVRAAVADMLRSRGHRVTEAGDGPQALLQLERSAVELLLLDFAMPGMNGAEVAARARELRPDLRMLFLSGFSDSAAIDRAVDGKARVLRKPITASDLADAIDEMMG
- the xth gene encoding exodeoxyribonuclease III, with amino-acid sequence MRIATYNVNGVNGRLPVLLDWLSTTQPDVVCLQELKAPNEKFPEAAIRDAGYGAIWHGQKSWNGVAILARGKEPLETRRGLPNDPDPSQSRYLEAAIDGVLVGCLYLPNGNPRPGPKYDYKLAWIAAFETLAAELIQLEEPVVLAGDYNVIPTEADAYKPERWVDDALFAPEVRDAFARLTTAGWTDALRHRHADERIFTFWDYFRNAFARDAGLRIDHQLLNPAAAARLVEAGVDRSVRSMPKTSDHAPVWIRLA
- a CDS encoding CBS domain-containing protein encodes the protein MTIAAVLAGKSRDVATIGQEATLADAAAELTRRKIGALVVVDPAGEAIGVLSERDIVTCLARHGDSQLGTRRVADAMTSPAITVLPTDGALGALALMTRRRIRHLPVLENGRLAGLVSIGDLVKYRIDHIEREADAMRQYIQSA
- a CDS encoding acyl-CoA thioesterase, with the protein product MTTNDPRQPTLRVTPGPSDINANGHIFGGWVLSQMDIAAGIVAARRAHGAVATVAIERMEFIAPIELRDLISVYAEVERVGRTSMAIRIEVIADRDGGDRQVKVTEGLFTFVALDESHRPRPVDRPL